The Deltaproteobacteria bacterium genome window below encodes:
- a CDS encoding YdcF family protein — protein MYDNNRKFRKKLRTIIVLLFLSLMAFSAITNIIIARNYDRFIYNNTKEVPRKDVALVLGTSRSFHGRLNLYYTSRLKAASALYKDGKIKKILVSGDNSTKYYNEPITMQKDLVNLGVKEEDIHLDYAGFSTLDSVIRAKKVFSLDEFIIISQEFHCERALFIARSRNIEAIAYATPYIEHKGKIKIFMRELLARIKAGLDIWIINRSPKFLGEKVEII, from the coding sequence ATGTATGATAACAACAGAAAATTCAGGAAAAAACTGAGAACCATAATCGTTCTCCTTTTTCTTTCTCTTATGGCTTTCTCCGCCATTACAAATATTATTATTGCAAGGAATTATGACCGGTTTATTTATAACAATACGAAAGAAGTTCCCCGCAAGGACGTTGCGCTTGTGCTGGGAACATCCAGGTCTTTTCATGGTCGGCTCAATCTCTATTATACGTCACGGCTAAAAGCCGCCAGCGCTCTTTATAAGGACGGCAAGATAAAAAAAATACTTGTCAGTGGAGACAATTCGACTAAATATTATAATGAGCCCATTACAATGCAAAAGGACCTGGTAAATCTCGGAGTAAAAGAAGAGGATATCCATCTTGACTATGCGGGCTTTAGTACACTCGACTCGGTTATCCGGGCAAAAAAAGTATTCAGCCTTGATGAATTTATTATTATTTCCCAGGAATTCCACTGCGAACGGGCCCTCTTCATTGCACGAAGCAGGAACATAGAAGCCATTGCCTATGCAACACCCTATATCGAGCACAAAGGCAAGATCAAAATCTTTATGCGTGAACTCCTGGCCAGGATAAAGGCAGGGCTCGACATATGGATTATTAACAGATCTCCCAAATTTCTCGGTGAAAAGGTCGAGATTATTTGA